Proteins from a single region of Rhodothermales bacterium:
- a CDS encoding DUF1549 domain-containing protein: MDWIPVILGRLHPMIVHFPITLLLVALVVEGLTWKGQRPNLEGSKRLLVALGAASAVVAAGMGLLLADAESFAGQTVVWHKWSGVATALLALAAFLLLRRETRRPSPEHRLQFRAALALASVGVGVAGHFGASLTHGETYLTEVLPWNQAAPTALDPAIRYALDAGEPLTDAQRIELNMGVRSIFAHNCYKCHSSNKVEGGLRLDEKEFAFLGGDSGPTIVPGRSGNSELIRRLLLPRNDEESMPEKRDALPGEDIALIRLWIDDGAYWPDSLEYNIFREAPLAPRKPELPAIAGGLKHPVDRLVDRYFEANAIAWDEPVDDRRFIRRAYLDAIGLIPLPEEVDRFVADGRPDKRERLVDALLARDEDYAAHWLSFWNDLLRNDYSGPGYIDGGRRQITRWLYDALRDNMPYDTMVRALIDASPESDGFVKGIKWRGAVNASQRVELQAAQNISQSLLGLNLKCASCHDSFVSNTKLDEAYAFANVFADTTLEIFRCDKPTGRLAETAFIFPELGTIDGTAPVSERLVQLADLVTHPDNGRLQRTLVNRYWARLLGRGLVEPVDEMDRLPWDQDVLDWLASDFSAGGQDLRVLLRTIMTSRVYQLPARTAPSEDQVRSESFAFTGPLVRRLTAEQFADAVSEAVAPVYVSVAFNPEAQSNPPDASWIWYPDIHQSQNAYPGARYFRAGFDTPGAVQSASLLATADHAYKVYINGRLALEADNWRTPERLDVAGLLKPGRNLVAVEAVNEGTVPNPAGVLLSLQLTFDDGSIQRVESGQGWKTLDSLAAGWNEPGFDDVGWLDVQRKSHSLWGYILQFTHEATDAAPAFARASLVYNDDFLKALGRESRETVITSRPTQTTLLQALEMTNGDRFYETMQIGAEHWHAALGASPAVLVDSVYASTLSRPPTDAERRVALDLLGAAPDTTTVQDLLWALVMLPEFQLIY; this comes from the coding sequence ATGGACTGGATCCCGGTCATCCTTGGAAGACTGCACCCGATGATCGTGCACTTCCCCATCACCCTCCTGTTGGTAGCCCTCGTCGTGGAAGGCCTGACATGGAAGGGGCAACGGCCGAATCTGGAAGGGAGCAAACGCCTGCTCGTGGCGCTGGGGGCGGCTTCCGCGGTTGTCGCGGCCGGCATGGGGCTGCTGCTCGCAGACGCCGAGTCGTTTGCCGGCCAGACCGTCGTGTGGCACAAATGGTCCGGCGTAGCCACCGCCCTCCTGGCCCTGGCGGCCTTTCTGTTGCTCCGGCGGGAGACGCGCCGGCCGTCACCCGAGCACCGGCTTCAGTTCCGCGCCGCCCTGGCGCTTGCGTCCGTGGGTGTCGGCGTGGCGGGGCACTTCGGGGCGTCCCTCACGCACGGCGAGACGTACCTCACGGAGGTGCTGCCGTGGAATCAGGCGGCGCCCACCGCGCTCGACCCCGCCATCCGGTACGCCCTCGACGCCGGCGAACCGCTCACCGACGCCCAGCGGATCGAGCTGAATATGGGCGTCCGTTCGATTTTCGCCCACAACTGCTACAAATGCCACAGTTCCAACAAGGTAGAAGGTGGATTGCGGTTGGATGAAAAGGAATTCGCCTTCCTCGGCGGCGACTCCGGCCCCACGATCGTGCCCGGGCGGAGTGGAAATAGCGAGCTAATCCGCCGGCTCTTGCTCCCGCGTAACGACGAGGAGTCCATGCCCGAAAAACGCGACGCCCTGCCAGGTGAAGACATCGCGCTGATCCGCCTCTGGATCGACGACGGCGCCTACTGGCCGGACAGCCTCGAATACAACATCTTCCGCGAGGCGCCCCTCGCGCCGCGCAAGCCCGAACTGCCGGCGATCGCCGGCGGCCTGAAGCACCCGGTGGACCGTCTCGTGGACCGCTACTTCGAGGCCAATGCAATCGCGTGGGACGAGCCCGTGGACGACCGCCGCTTCATCCGCCGGGCCTATCTGGACGCCATCGGTCTGATTCCTTTGCCCGAGGAGGTGGATCGTTTCGTCGCGGATGGTCGGCCCGACAAGCGCGAACGCCTCGTCGATGCGTTGCTGGCGCGCGACGAGGACTACGCCGCGCACTGGCTCAGCTTCTGGAACGACCTGCTGCGCAACGACTACTCCGGCCCCGGCTACATCGACGGCGGGCGCCGGCAGATTACCCGCTGGCTCTACGACGCCCTGCGCGATAATATGCCCTACGACACCATGGTGCGCGCGCTGATCGATGCGTCGCCGGAATCGGATGGGTTCGTCAAAGGCATCAAATGGCGCGGCGCGGTGAACGCCAGCCAGCGCGTCGAACTCCAGGCCGCCCAGAACATCTCCCAGTCCCTGCTCGGTCTCAATCTCAAGTGCGCCTCGTGCCACGACAGCTTCGTCAGCAATACGAAACTCGACGAGGCGTACGCCTTCGCGAATGTCTTCGCGGACACCACGCTCGAGATCTTCCGGTGCGACAAGCCCACCGGCCGGCTGGCGGAAACGGCATTCATCTTCCCCGAGCTTGGCACGATCGACGGCACGGCCCCCGTCAGCGAGCGGCTGGTGCAGCTGGCCGATCTCGTTACCCATCCGGACAATGGCCGGCTCCAGCGGACCCTCGTCAACCGGTACTGGGCGAGGCTCCTCGGCCGCGGGCTGGTCGAGCCCGTCGATGAGATGGACCGCCTACCCTGGGATCAGGATGTGCTGGACTGGCTCGCGTCCGACTTCTCCGCCGGCGGGCAGGACCTGCGTGTGCTCCTCCGGACGATCATGACATCTCGCGTCTACCAGCTGCCGGCCCGCACCGCGCCGTCCGAAGATCAGGTGCGCAGCGAGTCGTTTGCGTTCACCGGACCCCTCGTTCGCCGGCTCACCGCCGAACAGTTCGCCGACGCCGTCAGCGAAGCCGTCGCCCCGGTGTACGTCAGCGTCGCCTTTAACCCCGAGGCCCAGAGCAACCCCCCCGACGCCAGCTGGATCTGGTATCCGGACATCCACCAGTCCCAGAACGCCTACCCCGGCGCCCGTTACTTCCGGGCCGGCTTCGACACCCCCGGCGCCGTGCAATCCGCCAGCCTGCTCGCCACCGCCGACCATGCGTATAAGGTATATATCAATGGCCGGCTTGCCCTCGAGGCCGACAACTGGCGGACGCCCGAGCGCCTCGATGTGGCCGGCCTCTTGAAGCCGGGCCGCAACCTCGTCGCCGTCGAGGCTGTCAACGAAGGCACGGTTCCCAACCCCGCCGGCGTCCTGCTGAGCCTCCAGCTCACCTTCGACGATGGGAGTATCCAGCGCGTCGAAAGCGGCCAGGGCTGGAAGACGCTGGACTCGCTGGCCGCCGGCTGGAACGAGCCCGGTTTCGACGATGTCGGCTGGCTGGATGTCCAGCGCAAAAGCCACAGCCTATGGGGGTACATCCTCCAGTTTACCCACGAGGCGACGGACGCCGCGCCGGCCTTCGCCCGGGCCTCCCTGGTGTACAACGACGACTTTTTGAAGGCGCTCGGCCGCGAAAGCCGCGAAACCGTCATCACCAGCCGACCCACGCAGACGACCCTGCTGCAGGCACTGGAAATGACCAACGGCGATCGGTTTTACGAGACGATGCAGATCGGCGCCGAGCACTGGCACGCCGCCCTGGGGGCCTCGCCGGCCGTGCTGGTAGACAGCGTGTACGCATCCACCCTCAGCCGGCCTCCAACCGACGCCGAACGTCGTGTCGCGCTCGACCTTCTGGGGGCGGCCCCGGATACTACGACCGTGCAGGATTTGCTCTGGGCGCTGGTCATGCTGCCCGAATTTCAGTTGATCTATTGA
- a CDS encoding VOC family protein, translating into MDDRSPANSPFTIHPDTRVGAVTLAVADLDDMRRFYETVMGLDVMAGSSDEAVLGAGGRPLLRLMHRPAGQAEPHATGLYHFALLVTSRAHLGAWLAHMAGMGHRLDGAGDHDVSEALYLSDPEGNGIEVYRDRPRTEWTYEGGRVRMGTEPVDIRGVLDAGAGVSWRGMPAGTTMGHIHLRVADVAATEAFYTTRLGMTTMAMLHGAGFFSAGGYHHHIGANTWHSRGAGPPAEGALGLVEASIVLPDSAALEGLVSHLDDLRQPIDMSGPEPLIRDPSGLALRLTVA; encoded by the coding sequence ATGGACGATCGTTCCCCGGCCAACTCCCCCTTTACTATCCACCCCGACACCCGCGTCGGGGCGGTCACTCTGGCGGTCGCTGATCTGGATGATATGCGGCGGTTTTACGAAACCGTGATGGGGCTCGACGTGATGGCGGGCTCGTCCGATGAGGCGGTGCTTGGGGCCGGTGGCCGGCCGTTGCTCCGGCTGATGCATCGCCCCGCCGGCCAGGCCGAGCCGCATGCCACGGGATTGTATCACTTCGCCCTGCTCGTGACCTCCCGGGCGCATCTGGGGGCCTGGCTGGCCCATATGGCCGGCATGGGGCACCGGCTGGACGGCGCCGGCGACCACGATGTCAGTGAGGCGCTGTATCTATCGGATCCCGAAGGCAACGGGATTGAAGTATATCGGGATCGACCGCGAACGGAGTGGACGTATGAAGGGGGGCGCGTGCGGATGGGGACGGAGCCGGTGGACATTCGGGGAGTGCTCGATGCAGGCGCCGGCGTGTCCTGGCGCGGCATGCCCGCCGGCACGACCATGGGGCACATCCACCTGCGCGTGGCCGACGTCGCGGCTACCGAAGCCTTTTATACCACCCGGTTGGGGATGACCACGATGGCGATGCTGCACGGGGCCGGGTTTTTCAGCGCCGGAGGGTATCATCATCATATCGGCGCCAATACCTGGCATTCGCGCGGAGCAGGGCCGCCGGCGGAGGGGGCGTTGGGCCTGGTGGAGGCCTCGATTGTCCTGCCCGATTCAGCGGCACTCGAGGGGCTCGTAAGCCATCTCGATGATCTCCGTCAGCCCATCGACATGAGTGGCCCGGAGCCGCTGATTCGCGATCCGTCCGGCCTTGCCCTGCGGCTGACAGTGGCATAG
- a CDS encoding nuclear transport factor 2 family protein, producing MRSRHVVTTLLLLVLLFLFATGCTMRVRQPNDAERETLQTMVLSLTRDVLDAAETVNVEAAFRYHSNMPDAVFLIDGKRYTRGELLEVYRGIYAGVEHQEIEFGEPTVSVVSEQLVIVSSTGRFVTKMKSGGSFARDAAWTYVWVHEGESWNIRHAHQSFPREE from the coding sequence ATGCGCTCTCGACACGTTGTCACCACCCTGCTGCTGCTGGTCCTCTTATTTTTATTTGCCACGGGATGCACGATGCGCGTACGTCAGCCGAACGACGCCGAGCGCGAGACTCTCCAGACGATGGTGCTCAGCCTGACGCGGGACGTGCTGGACGCCGCCGAGACGGTAAATGTTGAAGCAGCCTTCCGCTACCATAGCAACATGCCGGATGCGGTGTTTCTGATTGACGGCAAACGGTATACGCGAGGGGAATTGCTGGAGGTATACCGCGGTATTTACGCCGGCGTCGAGCACCAGGAGATCGAGTTCGGCGAGCCCACCGTAAGTGTCGTGTCCGAACAGCTGGTCATCGTCTCGTCCACCGGCCGCTTCGTCACAAAGATGAAAAGCGGCGGCTCCTTCGCCCGCGACGCCGCGTGGACGTACGTGTGGGTCCACGAAGGCGAGTCCTGGAATATCCGACACGCGCACCAGTCGTTCCCGCGCGAAGAGTAA
- a CDS encoding FIST N-terminal domain-containing protein, translating to MVETSLVRRGEVIEADARAAVAAFAAQVTQPDMAGVVLFCSSNYDPEIIAEAMRAHFDCPVVGCTTAGEIASTYQRNGIVGASFPTSHFRLHPVLITSMRDFGLTRAAMVCQDVESQLEFSRRAGADRMFGLLLVDGLSLLEERVVSNLYNAFNGMPIVGGSAGDDLQFVETLVYMDGRFHEHAAVLAVVETTLPFRVFRWQHFQPTAVDLVVTASDPDSRTVYEINGGMATIEYAAALGLRPEELDAHVFSLHPIMIQIGDEWYVRSIKQANADGSLTFLCAIDSGLPLTVANGVNYLEVLGEQIAALRADIGTPSLTIGCDCILRRIEILEKGIEQEVAGLLSEVNFMGFSTFGEQINGLHVNQTLTGIAIGEEV from the coding sequence ATGGTAGAGACGAGTCTGGTTCGCCGGGGAGAGGTAATCGAAGCGGATGCCCGCGCAGCCGTCGCGGCGTTCGCGGCGCAGGTGACCCAGCCGGATATGGCCGGCGTTGTGCTTTTTTGCTCGTCGAATTACGACCCCGAAATCATCGCCGAAGCGATGCGCGCCCACTTCGACTGCCCGGTAGTGGGGTGCACCACGGCCGGCGAAATCGCCAGTACGTACCAGCGCAACGGTATCGTGGGAGCGAGTTTCCCGACTTCCCACTTCCGCCTCCACCCCGTGCTTATCACCTCGATGCGCGACTTTGGCCTTACCCGGGCCGCCATGGTCTGCCAGGACGTGGAGAGCCAGCTCGAGTTCTCCCGGCGCGCCGGCGCGGACCGCATGTTCGGGCTCCTACTGGTGGATGGACTATCGCTTCTCGAGGAGCGGGTGGTTTCAAATCTGTACAACGCCTTCAACGGGATGCCGATCGTCGGGGGATCCGCGGGGGACGATCTCCAATTCGTCGAGACGCTCGTGTATATGGACGGGCGATTCCATGAGCACGCGGCGGTCCTCGCCGTGGTCGAGACAACGCTGCCGTTCCGCGTTTTCCGATGGCAACACTTCCAGCCCACGGCCGTCGATCTGGTGGTCACCGCGTCGGATCCGGATTCACGGACGGTGTATGAGATCAACGGCGGCATGGCGACCATAGAATATGCCGCGGCCCTGGGGCTGCGGCCCGAGGAACTCGACGCACACGTTTTTTCGCTCCACCCCATTATGATTCAGATCGGCGACGAGTGGTATGTGCGCTCGATCAAACAGGCAAACGCGGATGGGAGCCTTACTTTCCTGTGCGCCATCGACTCCGGCCTCCCGCTCACCGTCGCCAACGGGGTCAATTACCTCGAAGTGCTGGGCGAGCAGATCGCGGCACTCCGGGCAGACATCGGGACGCCTTCCCTGACGATCGGGTGCGACTGTATCCTGAGGCGGATCGAGATCCTGGAAAAAGGAATCGAACAAGAGGTGGCCGGCCTCCTTAGCGAAGTAAATTTTATGGGGTTCAGCACGTTCGGCGAGCAGATCAATGGTCTCCATGTGAACCAGACGTTGACGGGCATAGCCATCGGCGAGGAGGTATGA